One region of Dokdonia sp. 4H-3-7-5 genomic DNA includes:
- a CDS encoding endonuclease — translation MEDDSAFAKAQQEKIQCAVGFYNLENLFDTTNNPETLDDDFTPNGFKEWNSYKFNKKIAKLSTVISNIGKEDTKTSPSLLGVAEVENRSVLESLIATDNLKDEGYDIVHYDSPDERGIDVALLYKKADFKVTASEPITLYLEAEEGGRDYTRDILYVQGELLGNPVHILVNHWPSRRSGENETSQKRITAAQRNREVIDKLMNEDHKVKIIIMGDFNDGPHSESVKNNLVKTEFYNPMLYLGTRYEGSLNYRFEWFIFDQIIFSNNFVQLHENTLLYEKSDIYNDFFLTEYEGKFKGTPFRTYAGKRYLGGYSDHFPVYSILSKRPE, via the coding sequence ATGGAGGATGATTCCGCTTTCGCGAAAGCGCAACAAGAAAAAATACAATGTGCAGTAGGCTTTTACAACCTAGAAAATCTTTTTGACACGACAAACAACCCAGAAACGCTAGACGACGACTTCACACCGAACGGTTTTAAGGAGTGGAATAGCTATAAGTTTAATAAAAAAATAGCCAAACTATCAACAGTCATCTCAAACATAGGAAAGGAGGACACTAAGACCTCACCTTCTCTCCTTGGCGTTGCCGAAGTGGAAAATAGATCCGTACTAGAGTCTCTTATTGCGACAGACAACCTCAAAGATGAAGGTTATGACATTGTTCATTATGACTCCCCAGATGAGCGCGGTATTGATGTTGCTTTATTGTACAAAAAAGCAGACTTTAAAGTCACGGCAAGTGAACCCATCACACTCTACCTAGAAGCCGAAGAAGGTGGCAGAGATTATACTCGTGATATTCTTTATGTACAAGGAGAACTTTTAGGAAATCCTGTTCACATACTAGTAAATCACTGGCCTTCCCGAAGATCTGGTGAGAATGAAACCTCACAAAAGCGCATTACAGCAGCACAGCGCAATAGGGAAGTTATTGATAAACTCATGAATGAAGACCATAAAGTGAAGATTATCATTATGGGCGATTTTAATGACGGGCCACACAGTGAAAGCGTAAAAAACAACCTTGTTAAAACGGAGTTTTACAACCCAATGCTGTACTTAGGAACAAGATATGAAGGAAGCTTAAATTATAGATTTGAGTGGTTCATTTTTGACCAGATAATCTTTTCAAACAATTTTGTACAGCTACACGAAAACACACTTCTTTACGAGAAGTCAGATATTTACAATGACTTTTTCCTCACTGAATATGAAGGGAAGTTTAAAGGAACACCCTTTCGCACCTATGCAGGAAAAAGATATTTAGGCGGCTATAGTGATCATTTTCCTGTGTATAGTATTTTATCTAAAAGACCTGAATAA
- a CDS encoding endonuclease: protein MLSIKLKTKRLLLLVILFCLYAFAKAQQTNNYRAYTIAFYNVENLFDTINDPITYDDDRTPEGKDHWTEKIYQDKVSNIARVIADIGKDVTKNSPAIIGLAEIENRKTVEALANDPQLLPRDYGIVHYDSPDRRGIDVALLYQKRLFKPLFTSKHELLIYEIDNPSKRKYTRDQLLVSGLLDGDMIHIIVNHWPSRSGGEAKSRKKRMDAASLTKKITDSLQNNDPYAKIIIMGDLNDDPTNASVKKVLQTQRKIKKVRDKELYNPMESMFKKGIGTLAYRDGWNLFDQIIISAPLLDDDYTSFRYYKAGIYNKSYLSNPKGRYKGYPYRSFANGGYTGGYSDHFPVYIYVIKKEFAD from the coding sequence ATGCTTTCAATAAAATTAAAAACCAAGAGATTATTATTACTTGTGATATTGTTTTGTCTTTACGCTTTCGCGAAAGCGCAACAAACCAATAATTATAGAGCCTACACTATCGCATTTTATAACGTAGAAAATCTGTTTGACACCATCAATGACCCTATCACTTATGATGATGATCGCACTCCTGAAGGTAAGGATCATTGGACCGAAAAGATATATCAAGACAAGGTGAGCAACATTGCCCGAGTAATTGCCGATATAGGAAAAGACGTTACAAAAAATAGCCCCGCAATTATAGGCCTCGCAGAAATTGAAAACAGAAAAACCGTAGAAGCGCTAGCTAATGACCCACAATTACTGCCGAGAGATTACGGTATCGTGCATTACGACTCACCAGATAGAAGAGGTATAGACGTAGCACTGTTGTATCAAAAGAGGCTATTTAAGCCATTATTTACTAGTAAACATGAGTTACTCATTTACGAGATTGATAATCCGTCAAAACGTAAGTATACAAGAGATCAGCTTCTGGTATCTGGCCTACTCGATGGCGATATGATTCACATCATTGTAAACCACTGGCCTTCTAGATCTGGTGGAGAAGCAAAAAGCAGGAAAAAGCGTATGGACGCAGCTTCACTTACTAAGAAAATTACAGATAGCTTACAAAACAATGATCCTTATGCAAAGATTATTATCATGGGAGACCTTAATGATGACCCAACAAATGCTAGTGTAAAAAAGGTATTACAAACACAGCGCAAGATTAAAAAAGTAAGAGATAAGGAACTCTATAACCCTATGGAATCTATGTTCAAAAAAGGGATAGGCACGCTAGCGTATCGTGATGGGTGGAACCTCTTTGACCAGATAATTATAAGTGCGCCGCTACTAGATGATGACTACACCTCTTTCAGATATTATAAAGCCGGTATTTACAACAAAAGCTACTTGAGCAACCCCAAGGGTCGCTATAAAGGATATCCTTACAGAAGCTTTGCAAATGGTGGATATACAGGCGGCTATAGCGACCACTTTCCAGTTTATATTTATGTAATCAAGAAAGAATTTGCCGACTAA
- a CDS encoding DUF5689 domain-containing protein encodes MMKLFQKLLVVVLLFLIVSCVNDDEFSTPVLEITDPDLDGEIITIAQLVNLYEQAVLIEADNLGINATSEADITALRSTFRLDLAETNRYVEGFVISSDASGNWFEELIIQDKANNPTAGVRVLIDESPLFTYYEVGRKVFVKLGNATLNNQAIGGLWIGDSNGVLTLGMTDNLDKIPAPAQFSFMQRSAIIEEIIPLEVTIEDFSNELENIFVKLTDVQFIKEDVIDGSVTYAGEPLDEFDGERELVHCATGQSTIVSTSTFANFKSILLPDGRGSISGVLTRNFFGDTYNIAINNPEALIFDETDRCDPVEIDCGPASGMGENILFEEFFETQTNNNPIMGNGWTNYHEEGTQAWEAYTSTGQNASLGRSARIASAFSGDARTVSWLITPPLDFTSNTGETLRFRTSNSFADGSRLTILFSNDWDGDVTTIAASTWDVLAAADIVADNDFFGNWIDSGIVDLSCVTGTGYVAFRYNGSGNASFDGTYELDEIQIKAN; translated from the coding sequence ATGATGAAATTATTCCAGAAACTGTTAGTTGTTGTATTACTCTTCTTAATTGTAAGTTGCGTAAATGATGATGAGTTTTCAACACCAGTACTTGAAATCACAGATCCAGATCTAGATGGAGAAATAATCACCATCGCACAACTAGTAAATCTCTATGAGCAAGCTGTTTTGATTGAAGCAGATAATCTTGGTATCAATGCTACTAGCGAGGCAGATATTACAGCCTTACGTAGCACATTTAGACTTGATCTTGCTGAAACCAATCGTTATGTAGAAGGTTTTGTGATAAGTAGTGATGCCTCTGGAAACTGGTTTGAGGAGCTCATCATACAAGATAAAGCAAATAATCCTACGGCAGGCGTCCGCGTACTCATTGACGAAAGTCCATTGTTTACGTATTACGAAGTGGGTCGCAAGGTGTTTGTAAAGCTAGGTAATGCAACGCTAAACAATCAAGCCATAGGAGGTTTGTGGATAGGAGATAGCAACGGAGTATTAACGCTGGGCATGACAGATAATCTAGATAAAATTCCAGCGCCAGCACAGTTTAGCTTTATGCAGAGATCAGCCATTATTGAAGAGATAATTCCGCTGGAGGTGACTATAGAAGACTTTAGTAATGAGTTAGAAAATATATTCGTCAAGCTCACAGATGTTCAGTTTATAAAGGAGGATGTCATTGATGGGAGTGTTACCTACGCGGGAGAACCTCTTGATGAGTTTGATGGAGAGCGAGAACTGGTGCATTGCGCCACTGGACAATCTACTATTGTAAGTACAAGTACCTTTGCAAATTTTAAATCCATATTGCTGCCCGATGGACGTGGGAGTATATCGGGAGTGCTCACGCGTAACTTTTTTGGAGACACCTACAATATTGCAATTAACAATCCAGAAGCCCTTATTTTTGATGAGACAGACCGTTGTGATCCCGTAGAAATAGATTGCGGCCCAGCTAGTGGAATGGGAGAGAACATACTATTTGAAGAATTTTTTGAAACTCAAACTAATAACAACCCTATAATGGGTAATGGCTGGACTAATTATCATGAAGAAGGAACCCAAGCATGGGAAGCTTATACGAGTACTGGTCAGAATGCCTCATTGGGTAGGTCTGCGAGAATTGCATCTGCTTTTTCTGGAGATGCAAGAACGGTGTCTTGGTTAATCACTCCGCCGTTAGATTTTACATCAAATACGGGAGAAACGTTGCGATTTAGAACATCAAATAGCTTTGCAGACGGCAGTAGGTTGACCATCCTTTTTTCTAACGACTGGGATGGTGATGTCACAACAATTGCTGCTTCTACTTGGGATGTCCTAGCAGCAGCAGATATTGTAGCAGATAATGATTTCTTTGGAAACTGGATTGACTCCGGTATTGTTGATCTCTCCTGTGTCACAGGTACTGGCTATGTTGCATTTAGATATAACGGATCTGGAAATGCAAGTTTTGACGGTACTTATGAACTTGACGAGATTCAAATTAAAGCAAATTAA
- a CDS encoding TonB-dependent receptor codes for MNNNLLRYVFLLFSGVLWSQTQLKGTIIDAITSQPIPDVSIIIQGENSNVKTDALGVFVYNNIELYGDQILIVEKNGFVTKRLPVIIKAKGILKLPIITLDIDITEEQRQIGLISLSDNDFNSDDTQETFNTSGLLTAGRDAFLSAAAFDWSATFFRPRGLDNANGKLLINGIEMNKQFNGRPQWGSWGGLNDAQRNREFTQGLKANEYSFGGLAGVTNIIMRASQERKGGRISYAAASASYQGRLMGSYNSGLSQKGWAYSLLLSRRFGKEGFQDGTLYDANSIYLSVEKKINDNHSLNFSSFYTPNRRGRASSLTQEQVDLKGRTYNPYWGLQNGEQRNGRMRKIEEPVFMINHYWDISNKTSINTNLGYQVGTIKSGRIDNGSLRNPAPNYYQLLPSFALQDPSPTAGDFQTAYVLQQDFINDGQLDWESIYQANVGGGNSKIILQDDVVGDKQMSAIMILNSQLTDAITINGNLSYRDLKSENYAQVSDLLGGEGFLDIDNFSVSESQDGQEGDLAQSDVRNPNRIVQVGDRYKYNYNINSSTISGFAQAQFTFKDTDFFISGTASNTSYQREGLFENGNFVGVNSFGLSEKLSFTDGGLKAGATYKFTGRHIVTVNGAYYTTAPSIRNSFSNARQNNDVVNNLTSEQIQSVDVSYIYRSPIVKARVTGFYTGFQNGTDLGFFFTQNSIAQTEASFVQEVLTNVERQNIGIEIGIEAQVLPTLKLKAAASVGQFTYTNNPDIYYTSDDFDGPQTFGGGKVVLNKLHVAGGPERAYQLGLEYRDPDFWNFGITVNRFSNAYIDISNLARTANFNQDIDGQPFNDFDAEVAKGLLRQSQIDSYNLVNIIGGKSWRIGSYFVGFFTTVNNVLNENYITAGFEDSRRVNYRSKLEESERATPIFGDRLFFGRGTTYYVNAYVRF; via the coding sequence ATGAATAACAATTTATTGCGGTATGTTTTCTTATTGTTTAGTGGCGTTTTATGGTCTCAAACACAACTCAAAGGAACGATAATAGACGCCATTACTTCACAGCCGATTCCCGATGTGAGTATAATAATTCAAGGAGAAAATAGCAATGTAAAAACTGATGCTCTTGGTGTATTTGTGTACAATAATATCGAGTTGTATGGAGATCAAATTCTCATTGTTGAAAAAAATGGTTTTGTTACAAAGAGACTGCCCGTCATTATAAAAGCTAAAGGAATTTTAAAACTTCCTATAATAACCCTTGACATTGATATTACTGAAGAGCAGCGGCAGATAGGGTTAATCTCGTTATCAGATAATGATTTTAATAGCGATGATACACAAGAGACTTTTAATACCTCAGGCTTATTAACTGCTGGACGAGACGCTTTTTTGAGCGCTGCAGCATTTGATTGGAGCGCTACCTTTTTCCGACCAAGAGGGTTGGATAATGCAAATGGTAAGCTACTTATAAACGGGATAGAAATGAATAAACAGTTTAACGGTAGGCCTCAATGGGGAAGTTGGGGCGGCCTTAATGACGCGCAACGCAACCGTGAGTTTACCCAAGGCTTAAAAGCGAATGAATATAGCTTTGGAGGACTGGCTGGAGTAACAAATATCATCATGCGAGCATCACAGGAGCGAAAAGGAGGTAGGATTTCATATGCCGCAGCTAGTGCTTCTTATCAAGGGCGGTTAATGGGAAGTTACAACTCTGGGTTATCTCAGAAAGGATGGGCTTACAGTCTGCTGTTGTCTCGTCGTTTTGGCAAAGAAGGTTTTCAAGATGGCACTTTATATGATGCAAACTCCATATACCTATCTGTAGAGAAGAAAATTAATGACAACCACAGTCTTAATTTTTCTTCTTTTTACACGCCTAATCGGCGTGGTCGAGCTTCTTCACTTACACAAGAACAAGTTGATCTTAAAGGACGCACTTATAATCCATATTGGGGTTTGCAAAATGGAGAGCAGCGAAATGGTAGAATGCGCAAGATTGAAGAGCCAGTATTTATGATTAATCATTACTGGGATATAAGTAATAAGACAAGTATTAATACAAACTTAGGGTATCAAGTAGGCACCATAAAAAGTGGTAGAATAGATAACGGAAGCCTTAGAAATCCAGCACCAAATTATTATCAGCTCTTGCCCAGTTTTGCACTTCAAGATCCAAGCCCTACTGCGGGAGATTTTCAAACAGCATATGTATTGCAACAAGACTTCATAAATGATGGTCAGCTAGACTGGGAATCCATATATCAGGCTAATGTAGGAGGAGGTAACTCAAAAATAATTCTTCAAGATGACGTTGTGGGAGATAAGCAAATGTCTGCAATTATGATTTTGAACTCTCAGCTTACGGATGCAATTACCATAAATGGAAATCTTTCTTATAGAGATTTGAAGAGTGAAAACTATGCACAGGTAAGTGATTTACTAGGAGGTGAGGGATTTCTTGACATAGATAATTTCTCCGTAAGCGAGAGTCAGGATGGTCAAGAAGGCGATCTCGCACAGAGTGATGTGCGCAACCCTAACAGAATTGTTCAAGTAGGAGATCGGTATAAGTATAACTATAATATTAATTCAAGTACAATAAGCGGATTTGCTCAAGCACAGTTTACTTTTAAGGATACAGATTTCTTTATTTCTGGTACGGCAAGTAATACAAGTTATCAGCGAGAGGGATTATTTGAGAACGGAAATTTTGTGGGTGTGAATTCCTTTGGACTAAGTGAGAAACTTTCATTTACAGATGGAGGATTGAAAGCAGGTGCGACTTATAAATTTACAGGTAGACATATAGTAACAGTAAACGGAGCTTACTATACCACTGCTCCTTCTATTAGAAATAGTTTTAGCAATGCTAGACAAAATAATGATGTAGTAAATAACCTAACATCAGAGCAAATACAAAGTGTTGATGTTAGCTATATTTATAGATCCCCTATTGTAAAAGCACGTGTTACTGGGTTTTATACAGGCTTTCAAAATGGAACTGATTTAGGATTCTTTTTTACTCAAAATTCAATAGCGCAAACGGAGGCATCTTTTGTACAAGAAGTACTTACCAATGTTGAGCGGCAAAACATAGGTATTGAGATAGGCATAGAGGCGCAGGTACTACCTACACTTAAGTTGAAGGCAGCTGCATCTGTAGGTCAATTTACCTATACAAATAACCCAGATATTTACTATACCTCTGATGATTTTGATGGGCCTCAAACCTTTGGAGGTGGCAAAGTTGTACTCAATAAATTGCATGTTGCTGGAGGGCCAGAAAGAGCCTATCAATTAGGTCTTGAGTATAGAGATCCAGATTTTTGGAATTTTGGCATTACGGTAAATCGCTTTTCTAATGCTTACATAGACATTAGTAATCTAGCACGTACAGCAAATTTTAACCAAGACATAGACGGTCAACCATTCAACGACTTTGATGCGGAGGTGGCTAAGGGTTTGCTTAGGCAATCACAAATAGATAGCTATAATCTCGTAAATATTATAGGAGGGAAGTCTTGGAGGATAGGAAGTTACTTTGTCGGCTTTTTTACAACAGTAAACAACGTACTCAATGAAAATTATATTACGGCAGGCTTTGAGGATTCTCGTAGGGTAAATTATAGGTCAAAACTTGAAGAATCTGAGCGAGCGACTCCCATTTTTGGAGATCGTTTATTCTTTGGAAGAGGAACCACGTACTACGTAAATGCTTACGTTAGATTCTAA
- a CDS encoding carboxypeptidase regulatory-like domain-containing protein yields MKKITFLSLIAMFLVTVSSLAQGVTTSSISGRVLDNTEGPLPGANIVATHVPTGSVYGAVTDFDGFYRLTNLRPGGPYNVTITYVGFEDYALNGFSLTLGETKRVSTTMAENANSLDEIVITAQPNSIFDANKTGSETAISQRQVDALPNISRSISDFARLTPEAQVRGDNQLSIGGQNNRYNALYVDGAVNNDAFGLSGSGTNGGQTGVNPISIDAIESFQVNVAPYDVTIGGFAGGAISAVTKSGSNEFEGSAYYLFRNESLAGKTPGDFEDDNDREKLAEFSAKTFGIRAGGPIIKDKLFFFVNYEGQNDETPQPFDGNYAGDSGLEGVATFKQFLIDEYGYNPGTFDNNTRTLESNKILFKLDWNINENHKLSLRNNLVKADFFGIGRSSARTINFTGAAQNFESNTNTASLELNSTFGNKYANRFILGYTRVRDDRGINGDPFPTIEINDGDARIFAGSEPFSTANLLEQDIFTLTNNFQIFSGRHTVTLGTHNEYSKVKNVFFGRNFGEYTYNSLEDFFNDDANEFRSSYSLLGGVGDDSVGAAEFDLFQLGFYAQDEVQMSETFKMTAGLRVDLPVWDDGRGNSDFNTRTVGLLEAAGKDLQGARVGQGPKTTAHISPRLGFNWDVKGDKTTQIRGGLGLFTSRIPLVWPGGAYNNTGTVVANTRIFGDGVPDFNPDVNNQFQQEGEFQGNIDLLAEDLKLPQVFKKSLAVDQKLGNGFTVSAEVSHSSVITGLQLENLNLEGPQFMTTGAGSRANYGGQDVDGTYGGIFLISNTNDGEAFNTSATLSKNFYSTMVDVRASATYSYGRSTTVFEGTSSQNISNWAFNESVNGSNQLGTSVSDFSQGHRTLANAVVDIKWSENIKTSIGLFYEGAEGTPYSYVVGGGSSNRLINDSGESFTALPFVPANFADANLVDQTDRDGNVTATAEEQWAALDAFIEGDDYLSTRRGKFAERNRSRARWSHVVDLKFTQDFALQFGEKKHAFQLSADVFNFTNLINKDWGRRYFTSGFDTASLVNFAGFADDGTTPQYTFNDGVERGLNQIDDAGFNSSRWQMQIGLRYIFN; encoded by the coding sequence ATGAAGAAAATTACATTTTTATCATTGATCGCCATGTTTCTAGTGACGGTATCGTCATTAGCACAAGGGGTAACGACAAGTTCTATCTCTGGACGTGTGTTAGACAACACAGAAGGTCCATTGCCTGGAGCAAACATTGTTGCAACACACGTACCTACAGGTTCTGTGTATGGAGCAGTAACAGATTTTGATGGTTTTTACCGTCTAACGAACTTAAGACCAGGTGGTCCTTACAATGTTACGATTACTTACGTAGGATTTGAGGATTATGCACTTAATGGTTTTTCACTTACTCTTGGTGAGACTAAGAGAGTTAGTACTACAATGGCAGAGAATGCAAATTCTCTAGATGAAATTGTAATTACTGCACAACCTAACAGCATTTTTGATGCTAACAAAACTGGATCTGAAACTGCTATTAGTCAACGTCAAGTAGATGCGTTACCTAACATTTCTAGATCTATTTCAGATTTTGCACGTCTTACTCCTGAAGCACAGGTGAGAGGTGATAACCAATTATCTATTGGTGGTCAAAACAATCGTTACAATGCTCTTTATGTAGATGGAGCAGTAAATAACGATGCATTTGGTCTTTCTGGATCAGGAACAAATGGAGGTCAGACTGGTGTAAACCCAATCTCTATTGATGCAATTGAATCTTTTCAAGTAAATGTTGCTCCTTATGATGTAACTATTGGAGGTTTTGCTGGAGGTGCGATTAGTGCCGTAACAAAATCTGGTTCTAACGAATTTGAAGGTTCTGCTTATTACCTTTTCAGAAACGAATCGCTTGCAGGAAAAACTCCTGGTGATTTTGAAGATGATAACGATAGAGAAAAGCTTGCTGAGTTTTCAGCAAAGACTTTTGGTATACGTGCTGGAGGACCTATTATCAAGGATAAATTATTCTTCTTTGTAAACTATGAAGGTCAAAATGATGAAACTCCACAACCATTTGATGGTAACTACGCAGGAGATTCAGGGTTAGAAGGAGTTGCAACTTTTAAGCAATTCTTAATTGATGAATACGGATACAACCCAGGAACATTTGATAACAATACTAGAACATTAGAAAGTAATAAAATTCTTTTCAAGTTAGATTGGAACATCAATGAGAATCATAAGTTATCTCTACGTAACAACTTGGTAAAAGCTGATTTCTTTGGAATAGGTCGTTCTAGTGCAAGAACAATCAACTTCACTGGAGCTGCTCAAAACTTTGAATCTAATACAAATACTGCATCTTTAGAGCTTAACTCTACTTTTGGTAATAAGTATGCAAACAGATTCATACTTGGTTACACAAGAGTGCGAGATGATAGAGGTATTAATGGCGATCCTTTCCCAACTATTGAAATCAATGATGGTGATGCAAGAATTTTTGCTGGATCTGAGCCTTTCTCAACAGCAAACTTACTTGAGCAAGATATCTTCACACTAACAAACAACTTTCAGATATTTTCTGGACGTCATACAGTTACTTTAGGAACTCACAACGAGTACAGTAAAGTGAAGAACGTATTCTTTGGTCGTAACTTTGGAGAGTATACTTATAACTCATTAGAGGATTTCTTTAATGATGATGCAAACGAATTCCGTAGTAGTTACTCACTTTTAGGTGGAGTAGGTGATGATTCTGTTGGAGCTGCTGAGTTTGATTTATTCCAATTAGGATTTTATGCTCAAGACGAAGTACAAATGTCTGAGACTTTTAAAATGACTGCTGGTTTAAGAGTAGATTTACCTGTTTGGGATGATGGAAGAGGAAACTCTGACTTCAACACAAGAACTGTTGGTTTATTAGAAGCTGCAGGAAAAGATTTACAAGGAGCACGTGTAGGTCAAGGGCCTAAAACAACAGCACATATCTCTCCACGTTTAGGATTTAACTGGGATGTAAAAGGAGACAAGACTACGCAAATACGTGGGGGTCTAGGATTATTTACATCTAGAATACCATTAGTATGGCCAGGAGGAGCTTACAACAATACTGGTACAGTTGTAGCAAACACAAGAATTTTTGGAGACGGAGTTCCAGATTTCAATCCTGATGTAAACAACCAATTTCAACAAGAAGGTGAGTTCCAAGGAAACATTGATTTACTTGCTGAAGATCTTAAATTACCACAGGTATTTAAAAAGAGTTTAGCGGTTGATCAAAAATTAGGAAATGGATTTACAGTATCTGCCGAGGTTTCTCACAGTAGTGTGATTACTGGGCTTCAACTTGAAAACTTAAACCTAGAAGGACCACAGTTTATGACTACAGGAGCTGGAAGCCGTGCAAATTATGGTGGACAAGACGTAGACGGTACTTATGGAGGAATTTTCTTAATCTCTAACACGAATGATGGTGAGGCATTTAATACATCTGCTACATTATCTAAGAATTTTTACTCTACAATGGTAGATGTGAGAGCTAGTGCTACTTATTCTTATGGACGTTCAACTACAGTGTTTGAGGGAACATCTTCTCAGAATATTTCTAACTGGGCATTTAACGAAAGTGTAAATGGATCTAACCAACTTGGAACTTCAGTTTCTGACTTTAGCCAAGGACATAGAACACTTGCAAATGCAGTAGTAGATATTAAGTGGTCAGAAAATATCAAAACATCAATTGGTCTTTTCTATGAAGGGGCTGAAGGAACTCCATATAGCTACGTTGTAGGTGGTGGAAGCAGTAACCGATTAATCAATGATTCGGGTGAAAGTTTTACGGCATTACCTTTTGTTCCTGCAAACTTTGCAGATGCAAATCTTGTAGATCAAACAGATAGAGACGGTAACGTTACTGCTACTGCAGAGGAGCAATGGGCTGCGCTTGACGCATTCATAGAAGGTGACGATTACCTAAGTACTCGTAGAGGGAAATTTGCTGAACGTAACAGAAGTAGAGCAAGATGGAGTCATGTAGTGGATTTAAAGTTTACTCAAGATTTTGCGCTTCAATTCGGTGAGAAGAAACATGCTTTCCAATTATCTGCTGACGTATTTAACTTCACAAACTTAATTAACAAGGATTGGGGTAGAAGATACTTTACAAGTGGATTTGATACCGCTTCTCTTGTTAACTTTGCAGGATTTGCAGATGACGGAACAACTCCACAATACACATTTAATGATGGTGTAGAAAGAGGTCTTAATCAGATTGATGACGCAGGATTTAACTCTTCAAGATGGCAAATGCAAATAGGTCTTCGTTATATCTTTAACTAA